In Anthocerotibacter panamensis C109, the sequence ACTCCAGGTCATCTCAAGATTACTATCGGCTGGGATAGTGAGGGGAAGGGGTCTTGTTGGCTCAGATAGTGAGTAGCAAAAAGCCCAACGACATAAGATATTCCACTGCTTAATATGGGTAACTCGTTTTAAGCGACTCAGTTGGTCTTTAGCTGTTCGGGAGAGACGAATTCTTTCAACTGGTGTTTCCATTATTTTTTCCTCAATGTATGACGTCGCTGCGTAAGCTATTAGATTCCTGAAATGAAAAATAGCCGGATTCAACAGTCGTTTGACCATCATTGTGGATAAGGATATATTCTCTAGCGATAGACTTTTGTTCTCGAAAATATTCGATTTCTTTTGCTCCAATCTCAACATCAGTAGACAGTAGGATTACTTGATAACTTGCTTTTGGGAAATAACGTTCTAACAAATTTTTGCGATGGGATGAATCTAGGCGACCTAATGGTGTATCAATTACAACAGGTAGGGTTCGCCCTGAGATAGTTGCTAGCCCCCACAAAGTAGCAATAGCAAGAATCTGCTTTTCCCCAGCCGAAAGACTACTTTTTGAGATCAATTCATTTCTATCATCATAGAGAGAAAGTCTATATCGCTCAGCATCAATCTCAATATAGCTGATTAAGTGGATTTTCCTGAGTAGATGATTAAAGTATTTTGCTATAGTTTCCTCAAGACTATTAAGCTTTTGGGCTTGCAAGCGTTCACGAAAAATCTGGAGGGTTTCTTTTATTCTGATTGCTGTGGTTAACACATATTCTTCTTCATTTCTTTCTGTGATTACCTCACTATAGTTTATTAATTCAAGATTTATACTTGAAATAATTTTTTCTAGCTCAGCATAGCGTTCTTTTGTTGTCTCGTAAGCATGGCTAGCATCATCAATTAAATCTTCTGCTTCCTTGACTGCATCAGTTAACTTTTTGTAGGCTTCAGGAGATGCTGCCATAGCTATTCCTTTCTCCGTATGGGCTAAATCTTCTTTCTGTGATTCAAGTAAAGAAAGTTGTTTCTGAGTTGCAGAAATACCAGCTAAGAGAGGTTCGCTTAGTAGCTGCGATAGCCGCATCAAAGTATCTTCCTCGGCATATAGCCAAGCCTGATAAGAGTCAAGCTCCCGATCGAACTCTTGATTTTTTAACTTGAGAAAATCTTGAATCTTTCCTAAGCGCTCAGGAATGGCTTGACCAATAAAATCTAAGAGTTCTTGGTCCCGCTTGATCAAGATTTCTTTGGCTATTTTAAGTTGTTGACGATATAATTCTTCTTTGCCTTGGTTTAAGGCTTCTTTAAGTAGTTCTTGAATCATAGTAAGAGGTAAAATACCTGATGCTTGTTCCTCTAAAATATCACGTACTTTATCTATATTTTCATTTATTTCGTAGGCTTTTTTCTCAAGCTTGTGGCGATCTTTAGCAAGTTTCCCTCCTTCGGAGATAAATCTATCGAAGGCTATGCGTTCTTGTCCTTTAGATGCGACCAATATTTTCTCCTGAGCTTTTAACTCTTGATCAGCATCAGCTAACTCTTTTTGATAGCGTAATAGTTTTTCTTCGATTGCTTTGAGGGCTAACTCCTCTCTAGAATTGGAAAGAGATCTTCGTCTTCTACTTTTAACAACTTCTAGATCTTGATACAGTTTGTCCACTAACTCTAATCCTAAAAGATTATGTATGGCAGCAATTATAGTTTCTGATGGGTCTAGCTCTTCAGCTAGGTCTTTAACTTGTTCTCCATCAAACAGAAAAAAATTGGATATGCCTATTGGGAACCATTTCTCAATGAGGTCTCCCCACTCTTGAATAACTTTTGTGTTTAGCCAATTATCGACATAAGCCTCAAAGGTATCACGCTTGTTTTTAGGATTTTTCTGCCATCTGCGAAGAATTCTAAATTCAGTAGGATTATTATCGTAGATAGCGCTAAAAACTAGCTCAATTTGAGTTTCTTCTCCAGGAGGAGTACTGCGATTTACAAGCTGAGTAAGGAAATCGCTATAGCTAAGTTTCCCTCGGGTAGTACATTGTGCTTGAGAGCCATATAGCACAAGACGTAGAGCATCCATCAGGGTAGTTTTGCCTTCTCCATTCATACCTCCAATGAGCACGATAGGGTATTCAACCCCGTCCTGTTCAGGGCTGAGGTTAAGAATTTGACGGCCCTTGTAAGGACCAAAGTTCTGTAATACTAGCTCTCGAAAAATCAAGAGCACGACCTCCTTGAGTGATGAGCGCAGGCAATTATATCAGCTTTTTAACCGTCTCTACATCTCCTTCTAAGGCGGCTTTCTTCAATTCCCACTTTTGGTGTGCATGGCTGATAGCTTCATCTTTAGATCGTCCATGGGTTTCAAGGCATTTCTCTAGAGCATCATAGACTTTATTTCGGCGGCTTGTGGTTAGAAATTGTCGCTCTGTGCCAAGAAGCTTAGCCAGCAGTTCAAAGTCTGTAGTATTGTTAGCACAAACTTCTTCTAAGACTTTCCATTCATCAGTTCCCAAAAGACTATCGTTTATGATCTGGCGGGGATCTTTAAAGATTTCTCCTGTGGTTTCTCGATAGATCTGGGGCAGGCTGTCATTGAATTCATGCTTTTCTTCCCGCCAAATGCGCCGGATCTCACTTAATTCTTCGGGAGAAATCAGGGTAATGTCTCGAACGTCGGATGGTCCTTGTTTACGGATCTGGGTCTGGGCGGATAGGACATCCCGGAGCCAGCGCTCCCGCCACTCTCGCAGGTAGGGACCAGGGATGGGTTCTACAACTTCTTCTCCGTCAACTTTGTGCTTGAAAAGTTGGACGTTACCATTCATTCGTCGAGAATCGCGACGATCCCAGTCATGCTTCTCATCCAGATTGTTGCGGATAT encodes:
- the dndD gene encoding DNA sulfur modification protein DndD — protein: MLLIFRELVLQNFGPYKGRQILNLSPEQDGVEYPIVLIGGMNGEGKTTLMDALRLVLYGSQAQCTTRGKLSYSDFLTQLVNRSTPPGEETQIELVFSAIYDNNPTEFRILRRWQKNPKNKRDTFEAYVDNWLNTKVIQEWGDLIEKWFPIGISNFFLFDGEQVKDLAEELDPSETIIAAIHNLLGLELVDKLYQDLEVVKSRRRRSLSNSREELALKAIEEKLLRYQKELADADQELKAQEKILVASKGQERIAFDRFISEGGKLAKDRHKLEKKAYEINENIDKVRDILEEQASGILPLTMIQELLKEALNQGKEELYRQQLKIAKEILIKRDQELLDFIGQAIPERLGKIQDFLKLKNQEFDRELDSYQAWLYAEEDTLMRLSQLLSEPLLAGISATQKQLSLLESQKEDLAHTEKGIAMAASPEAYKKLTDAVKEAEDLIDDASHAYETTKERYAELEKIISSINLELINYSEVITERNEEEYVLTTAIRIKETLQIFRERLQAQKLNSLEETIAKYFNHLLRKIHLISYIEIDAERYRLSLYDDRNELISKSSLSAGEKQILAIATLWGLATISGRTLPVVIDTPLGRLDSSHRKNLLERYFPKASYQVILLSTDVEIGAKEIEYFREQKSIAREYILIHNDGQTTVESGYFSFQESNSLRSDVIH